The sequence below is a genomic window from Primulina huaijiensis isolate GDHJ02 unplaced genomic scaffold, ASM1229523v2 scaffold43385, whole genome shotgun sequence.
AAATTCCTCAAAAAGGGCATTAGAAGTGCAATTAACATCCTTATGTTGAGTAAACTTCACTAGATTATCTAAATTGGCAAGTCTATGGTGCCATGCCAAGGGCCATGGTACATGCGCTACCCACTGCATGCAGTttactttatttgatttttcaaaaaacctAAGACGTCAGCATGATGGCACATTCACATTCCTCAGACAACTAATACCGCGACTTAAATCCCTAAATTTTTCATCCTTGCTGACCGTGAATCAGACTCTGAAAACTTTGGGCTTCAGAAACCTGACTGACCAGAAAGTTCAAGTTCTTATTTAAAGTCGTCCCAGTCGCCAAGAATTCAAAGGTGTGGTTTGAAACTTGACAGGATGCGTAACAGAGGATATTTGTACCATATGCACCAGGAAGCAGGGCCAATCAAATTATAGATACACATTTCGACATTTAAGAAAGCAATTTAGAAGTTTTAATTCCGCATTTAAATTGACGACATAGTCACTTCTCATCTCTCCCAAAAGGCGGAAACTATAAATCTTAACCAATCATTCAGGCTATCAGCCATATGGTGTAAGTTCCACCTACTTTAACGAAACCAAAAGCTAAGGAAATACAGTTTATGACACCAATACATACTagcaaaaaaatcataaaagctTATGAACGGGTTCAAGAAACATAGCAGTATTTTGATGGGAAAAATTAGAAAATGAAGCTCTTGTACCTCATCTCAAATTCCCGAACCTCAACAAGCTCTCCCCCAGTTGCATCCATCCACTGCACTTTCCTCCTCCCCATTTGACTAGCAGCAGAATAATTCATTTCAGATAATGCTTCAGGTTCACTTCTATCGGTGCAACCTACACCAGCCGAAGCCACTAGAGATAATGAACTATCTGTCGATTTCTTCAAACTGCTTTTTAAACTAAATATATTCCTAGCACTAAGATTATCGTCAATCTGATCAGCCAAGTTCCTTTCATTTTTACACTCAACAAAAACTGTAGGTTCTGACAAGACTTCTTGGTTTTGGTTAGGTCCGACTTTCAGAGGAGATGAGTTCTGAAGTCCAGTTGCAGCGCGACCAAAACATCCAAATGAGGCGCACCCACGTGCAATTCTATCCTTACCAGAAGCCAGCTGGATATCAGGAACCGTCTCTTGGTCCACCAACGGGTAGTGATTCCACGGAGTTACTCTCATGGGTTTCGCTTCGTTTTTTTGACCCAATAATAGAAGTGTCAATCCCTTACAGTATCCAGAAGCTGAAGAAGAGAAAAATCCTCCTCCTTCTACTGCAAATAACATTAGTTCTTCTCATCCAAGCACCAACCAACCCAATTCCTTTCTTTTAAGCTTTATCTGAGTCCGAGCACAATTACTCACCTGCCATGAGCGACACACAACAGACTCACATATTTAGCAATATAGGACTGATAATCTGAAGATAGATAAAACATCACCAGCTTCAGACCTAATTCTATAAAGCATCAACTTCCTGATTACGATGGAATTACTACTGGTTGCTCTGTGAGGCAAAAAATAATGGAAAGACATAAATCACGACGAGAGTTCCATTTTTAAGTACGCTAAACAAGGCGCTTATCCAAGTAAAGAAAGAACCGAATCTTACTTAGCAATCCACATTACTTCAAAATACGCACAGATCAATGATGCTACGATACTAATTCATTACAAggttatatttttatgatttttaacaaGTTATTCCACGTTAAGATCAACAAACGTAAAACTGgtaaaaagaattaaaaaggTGAAAACCAACAAGGTGATTTCACCTACATAGAGTCGAATTAATCATATTCACTAGAATTcgcatataaaattaaaatcctcCAAGCGAATCGCACAATCACTGgatagaaaaaaaatgaaataaacgCATACACTAAAAATCAGAAACATTTTCCCAACAATAGCCAACAATATGGTCAAAGATCTCGCGAAAGAGGggtaacaattaaataaaatcaagtCGCACACACTAAAACGCCGCAGATACTGTTTATAGCACATAAGTGGATAGTTTTGTGCAGAAGCGAGAGACATACAGATCCGAGAGCTATCTCCAATGACAATCCCGCAGGTAGAAAACTGCATCTCCGATCGGACACGAGAAATGAAATCTTAAGGATTAAGTTCAAAGCAATTTTGTGTAAATATTATAGTCGAAAATCTCGGAATTAAGATTCAAAAAGCACAGGatttcttatttaattgattCTTTTTGCAGTGAGAGAGATGTGAGTGAAACTGTGATAGCAATGGAAATGAAACGTCTggaataaatatatttcaattgATAACCAAATGGATAAAgccaaaatattattaattaatatataaatacacaCACAAATTACTATTACAATTAAGAGTGTCTCTTGGTATCTTAATTTCACGGGTGAACTCcccatatatttataataaaaaataatatttttaatataatatatgaattattCGAATaaaagatttgtctcacaaaattgactaatATTTTTGTGTACTATTAATTAAGATGGGATTTTAGATTAACTAATTTTGATGGAGGGtgaaacaatttattttttatttttaaaaaaactatttattttttaatttcttatcattaaattaatttaaaataatataatcaataaaaaaaatacttaaaatatGCACACAATATGCgtgaaaaaaatactaatatatAGTAAAAACCCAGCATATTAGTATATTACGAATAGTCTAAAGTGTAAATACGGAAACtaatttattctaaaaataCATAACTTGTTTTAATATTAAGTTAGAAAAAGGAAATTTTTAGATATTTCATATTCATACGTCCACTTTTTCTGcaattgattaattattatcAAACTTGGTTGTAATtgattgtttaaaattttattgtagtCATATCTTTGAAAATCTatcttaatatattataaaGCTTTTAATACACTGCTACCAAATAACTAATTAGAAGATTTATTTAATCAAGGTATTTACTTTTACAGATTTGTGTAGTTTTTTTAGTTGTTTGGGTgagaaaatgaataaatttgGTTTCTATGAAAAAAGCTTTACTACAATGTTTTTGGCATATATATGCCTTTTTTTCTGAATTTATATCCTTAAACGAAATTAAGGATATGAACTATATTGATGGACtgtaatatttgatattatctcATAATTCTTGAGACAGTAATGTGTACTAAGAACCAAGACGAATATAGTGGTACACGAGACAAGAATGGCATCATCTTCCCAGGAGAAGATTTGGCTTCaataattttgtgaaaattgATAGACTatgttattatcattattttaaaatttcagacaaattcatataaaaatgaatttagaTCGAGTCTTTTAAAATTCATGATATCAAATacttacaatatatatatgaaggtGTATTTTGAggatttcaaatacatttttattattacatgCATTATCTCCATAGCTCCAGGATGCATGATTTCTATACATTTTATATTCCAcgtatatacatataaaagaTACAACATGCGTATCGACCTCGTAATTTTCGACATCATCTTAGCAAACAAATCAATCGACGATAATACTGAGAACATTTGAATCACTGAATGTAAGATTGGCCAGTTATATCTAGGTCCTTATCACCGGTGGATGGAGGCGGCTTATGCTTGGGCCGGGGCGTGACCTTATCCGGCCCATCCGCGCTCTGTGTGGCGCTGGCTGGTGGCTTCGTCGGATCTTTCAATTGACCCTCCTCGGTTCCATACATTCCGCCGCCGTATGCGTTTACAGTGAGTGGCTGCAACGGTGAAATATTAGGTGGCTGGTGCTGCCTCTTCCCACCCTCCGCTTCATCCTTCTCTTGCTGCGttctctcttttctttttccatTGCTAAGCTGATGCGTTATGGGAATGGCTAGTTAGTCGGCAGCCATTTTTTATTATGTTGCCATCCACATGCGGCAGTTGACAAGTGTACGAAGAAAAACGTGGCGATCAAATATCATTCCACGCTCGGATATTACTATTTATTTCTAGAATATTTAGGTAGAGATTGCAATGTCATAGATATTTAAGAAtgtgaaattataaatttaaatcgtcctgtgtatatatattctacaagtaattttctaaatttataAATGTTACCTTTTATGATATTTCGATCTTCACGTTTTGGGATGATCAtgtgtttttgtatatttttggaCTTTCGATCTAATTTCATTATTATAGaatgttttatttatgtttgtaATAATTTTGCAATATATGATTCGcgatttaaagaaaatttaggTCAATCACTCATTTTGTAgacttataattttaaatttatgttttggaacactatttaaataaaaaaaaatagagctcAAAACGTAATTCTATTTATCCAAAGAAACTTACTATCTAAGCATAAGAACTCTAGCTAGTATTAGGAATGTAGcacaactcaaaaaaaaaattatgaaacaaaTAGATCATTTGAAATTGTCACTACTTATTTTATTCCTATTAATGAATGCAAGTAAACTTagagttattttaaaatttttttttatatcaaatatgtTATCACGTACAATTCACATGTTTTTTGCTAATATAATGAAAGAAGAgggaaattataattttatttttgtaagttGAGATATTTGAGTTTTAATTTGATAACATgtcaaagtttgattttcatcCACAATTTTGTTTTAGGTTTTGGTCTTTTTTTAAAACCCAAAACCAATAAATCCATGAATATAGTATTTTTGACATTGTTGTTCTTTTATATGATACATGtgggaaaataaaagtttatattaCACACGCTAAATTTAAtctaaggaaaaaaaaaaaacaaaacgacctttaatatttcaaaatgagaggaaaaaaattgtcgtttctatttatttttgtttaggtagattttaatgtgtttaatatatattttatttttaatcaaactAGTATAGTAAGAAAACATCATTTTTAGTGGTTTcggacaaaaaaaaaactatattttttccAAAACTAAACTAAAtgtgtttatttttaatttagttaTCATCAATTATTGTTAGAAGTATGATAAGTGGTACTCCCACGCAGTGCCAGTCGATCAACTGAAGATTTGTTGcaatgaaatgaaaaaatatatcgaATATCGTTTTTAAATAAGATGTCATTAAAGGCTACGACGACTTGATCTAAGAATAAGATCATAATCCACCTCACAAAATATTTGGCAATAATGATAAACATATACTATTTGTCAGAAAGGAATGCGGTGTGAAGCCAGCTTGACTTATCAATATCGTTACTCCGCCAATTATTGGATTCAATTAATATCCAATTTCATACACGTACGTACCAATAATGGACCACTCGTTCAGTGGCAATTCAAACACGAAGTTAATAAATCGATGTTCTATTTATAAAAATGCATTTCTTGTCGTGTagcaaatattatttattacacGGCATACATGATGTGCGCAGTCAATATAGTTAGGTTACTCCAtcttcttaaaaaaaatgattccataataaatttatatatttcataaaaaaatgatcTTCTCAATTCTCTTAAGACCACATTCAGATCATTATGAATGCGACAGTTAAACTTACCTGACGTTTATGGACCACATGCAATGCCACCCGGCCGACAGCCATGCGCGGATCCCACCCCCTCGTGCGCTCGTCTTCTCCTTTACCTCACTCGTCATTATACGCGGTCGCCAGCTCCCCGCTCCTGCATTTATATACTCTGCACACTTTCATATTTCATTCATCAACCTCGCAATACATCATCCATTCCACTAACACCTTCATGGCACCAAAAATGGTGACTAATTTCCGCAGATCCCTCTCGTTTCAGAACCACAATTCGTCAAAACCCAAGAAAACACTTCATGCCAGATCCGCCAGTCTCCCATGCCCATCACACCCGATAATTTTCCAGCTCCGAGACAAAATCGATTACTTGAACGACTGGGCTACTTCAGAATCCGGACTAAGAACCTCTGCTTGGCTCTGCGACGGTTTGATCCGGATGAAAATGGTCCACGATTCGATGGACGATCTTTTACAGCTACCACAGACTCGAGAATCTCTCCGCGGCGGTGGGCACTACCCCGACTTGATGGAGAAGCTGCTGGAACACTTGCTCCGATTCGTCGAAGTCTACAGCATGTTCCAGACGCTGGTCCTGAGGTTAAAAGAGGAGTATTCCGCAGCTCAAATCGCGGTGAGAAGAAGAGACGACAGCAAAATCGTCGTGCATTCCAAAAATCTAAACAGAATCGGTAAAGAAATCAGCAATCTTGTTTGTAATTTTCATTCGATGGGAAAACCGATAATGCAGGTGGGGTCATCGCATGATGAAGAAGCAGAGCTGATCGAAGTCATAAACGATGTAATCAAAGCCACCATAGTAATTTCAGCCACGGTTTTTGGCGGTATTTCGAACTCTTCCGCATTCCGAAAACCATCTTCCATTGGGCTCAGCTTCAAGAAGAAAGGGAAGAGTGAAGAGGGAATTAGAGAACTGGAAGAAATAAATTTGGATGATTTGTCGGGTTTAAGGAAGAAAAAAGAGGAGGATGTGAAAAATGTGAGCAAGAAAATGCATGGAATGGAAGATTGTATAGTAGATATTGAAGGGTCAGGCGAGAGGGTTTTCAGGAGTTTGATCAATTCTAGGGTTTCATTACTCAATGTTCTCACACAATAGCACCAAATAACTAAATCAAATTGTGCATCTTTTTGCGGTAAAGTTACGTGCTTTGCAAAGTTTTATTTGTGGTTGATGCTTGAAAAAATGTATATAAAACTTCTTTTACTCTTTTGTATTTGGctttggtaaatttttttagCTCGCGGATGTTTCAATTATATGTTGTCAATTAATGGTAAATGTTGCCTCACTCTACCCGACTCAAAGATATAAAGTTCAAGCAGCATCTAAAGCAtaggcaaaatattttatatttaacaaCAAAAAAGAGAATTTTCTAACTAATGCTcgagttataaaaaaaaaaaaaaacaagaagaagaagaagatgctcGAGTTTGAATCGGATATTCATTGAGACAAGCAGCATCCTCGTTTGCTGCGCTGACAATAATAGGGGACAATATCTGCTAATACATAGATAAGTACTCCACATAATCGAACAATTGGTGTTGTTTCCAAGGATACATCCTCTGCGCACCATTTCCCTGTCTGTTTTCGGCGACACACACTCAGAACCAGCGAAATGGTACTCTACTACTACTTGTTTTAAACAAAATGTCTgaacttgaaaattttcaagCCTTTTTACATATCAATGATACAAGGATCGTGCTGAGAAAGAAGAACATTAGAAGATAACCAGGAGGCGTCCAGATAAAACTCACACAACGATCAAATTAGGAAGGTGAGTAAAAGAATTGTAAATACGTATAATATATTGAAGTAACCAATGTAGAAAGATGATGAAGTTGAGGTGTATCTTTGTTCAAAATTGAATAATGTCGAGGCCATTCACATTCACAGCCGTAGATTTCAGTGTTCAGTATTCACTCTAATACGTTCAGCATGTGTGTGTACAACTGGTATTTAGACCTGAATATACATCAATTTTTCCATAAATATTCTTTACACAATCAGATCACGCCAAGTACAGTTCAGCTTTCCCGTCAATGAAGAGGCTCATGAACTCTTCTCCATCAACGGTTTCTTTCTCTATCAGCAGCTGAGCAAGCTTGTGCAGAATGTCTACATGTGTGGTCATAATCTGCTTGGCCCTTGAATATGCTTTCTCCACCAGCTCTCTCACTTCTGCATCAACCACGTCAGCAGTCGCCATGGAGTAGTCTTTCTGTGTTGACATCTGCACGTATATGTAGCATATATGTAAAGGAAAATTTCTATGAGTAAAAAGATATCGATCAGGTTGTAAAAATTGCAAGAACGTCAGTACCTGTTGGCCAAGAAAGGGgtttccaccaccaccacctatGGCCACTTGTCCAATCTTTTTACTGAACCCGAATCTCTCGACCATCTGCCTTGCAACCCGTGAAACTTGCATGAAGTCATTGGATGCGCCAGTTGTTACATTATCCTCTCCGAAAATAACCTCCTCAGCTACTCTGCATGAACAAAGCAAGCAAAAGCATGATGTCCTTGCATTTTCAGTATGGTATTACTAATTGGAAGTGTTAAATGTAGCACACTTATTTGGACACCTCATACGAGCTCAGCTTCTCGGGAAGCATGTTTCTCAAATGTTACCAAAGTTAAGAGGTCACAAGTTCGAAATCTCCAATGCTCGATCCCCTTCTAATTAAGGTGGACTTGGTGGTTATTTATGGGTCCCTAGTGCCTAATTTTTGACAAATTTGTACAAATAAACCGGAAAAAAGGTTACTACTAACGGTATATGATCTTTTAAtgtatcatatatataatatattttcctcaaaaaataaataaatcatgttttatttacTCATTTATATAATCATGGATTGCAAGATTCAAAATTGTTAAACCAACCTTCCGCCGAGAGCAACAGCCATCTGATTTTCTAGGTAGCTTCGACTGTATAATCCAGACTCGAGCCTCTCTTCACTTGGAGCAAAGAAGGTAAGTCCACCAGCTTGGCCACGAGGAATAATGGAAATTTTGGCAACAGGGTCATACTCGGGCATCAGGGCACCAACTAAAGCATGACCAGCCTCTacaacaaaatttaatatcGAATTTAGGCAAAAGTACaaagttaaaataaataaaaaagaaactgTTTGATGGTTTGAAATGGTTCAGCACCGTGATAAGCAACAAGCCTCTTCTTTTCTTCAGAAACAACTGCATTTTTCTTCTCTGGCCCAGCAATTATCCTCTCCAGAGCATCAGATATCTCATCTTTACTTATTTCCTTAAGGTCACGCCTTGCTGCGAGGATGGCTGCTTCATTCATCAAGTTTTGCAAATCTGCACCGGTGAAACCTGGTGTTCTCCGGGCAACCTTGTCAAAATCAACATCCTTTGCAAGAGCCTTTCCTCTGGAATGCACCTGATACAAAAGACATTCCATATGCCAGTTATGGAACAAAAATGTACTATACTCATACCTCACATAAAATCTTTATTGCATAGCTAATTATCTTttaacttgaaaagttccagtAACAATTTTGAGCAGTATGGGTCTATGGGAGTGAGTACAACCTCTAATGAAAGTGGAGAGAAACTCGGTTGAAGTTTGGTTAAAACAGCACAAAAGAAAACCTTTTTAAACAGCACAGCAGGGGATATGTTTATTTCGATTCATAATATGGTTTCTAGCATATCACCGAAAATTCATGGTTGGATAGGGTAGGATGGGAATGATTACACCTAACGGATCTCTCTTGGAATTTACCGTAAGTTACTATAGAAGCCTAAACAACACGACAGTCCTTCATTCTTGGGTCAGATATATAAAGGAGTTATTTACTACTTTTTTTAACTTCATGGATGCCATTTTATATCAATACGACCGTCAACTTCAATGAGAAACTACGGAAAGAGAATGTAGACGAGTTCCCTACCTGAAGAATCTTGACTCTACCAGCAACATCAGGCCTGTCGACTGTGACCTGTCTATCAAACCTACCGGGCCTCAACAACGCTGCATCAAGAACATCCGGTCTGTTAGTTGCTCCCAACACTATAACACCAGAATTACCAGAGAATCCGTCCATTTCAGTCAAGAGCTGATTAATAGTCTGCTCCCTCTCATCATTCCCACCACCAAGCCCTGCCCCTCTCTGCCTTCCAACggcatcaatctcatcaatgaAAACAATGCAAGGTGCCTTCGACTTTGCTTTCTCGAATAAATCCCTCACTCTTGAAGCTCCAACACCCACAAACAGCTCCACAAATTCTGAAGCAGCACAAGAGAAGAACGGAACCCCGGCCTCACCAGCCACTGCTCTGGCCAAAAGCGTTTTTCCTGTACCAGGTGGACCGACCAAAAGGCAGCCTTTAGGTATTTTTGCGCCCAATGCAGTGTACTTATCAGGGTTTTTCAGGAAATCAACCACTTCTTGCAACTCCAATTTCGCTTGATCAGCCCCTGCAACATCAGCAAATGCGACCCCGGTCTCAGGCACCTCCTGGAACTTGGACTTAGACCGCCCAAAATCCATTGGCCCGCCTAGCCCTCCAGGTCCACCAGGCCCGCCCTGGGCGCGCCTAAACAAAAAGAACAGACCAGCAAAAGCAAGAACAGGAAACAACAAATTCCCAATAAAACTAAACAGCCCATTCCCAGAGTCACCTTCGGAAACAGTAATATCAACACCACTCATAGCTAAAATGTCAATCAAGTCCGGGTCATTTGGCACTATAACAGTTGCCCTACGACCATCTACAGCCGTCAGCTGAAGGGCACTTCCGTCTTTACTAAACCTTACTCTCTCAACCTTACCCTTCTTCACTGCATTCAAGAATTCGCTGTAACGCCATTGGGAACCCTCGGGGAGGTCAGACGAAGGGTTGGCCTGAGGACTTGGAGCATTCAAGATTAGATTTTGACCAAAGGGTGAAGTTGGGCCAGGATTTTGCGCCTCAATTTCAATCACCTGCGGGGCAGGAGGAGGAGCATTATCTAATGCGAACGCTTGGGGAGTAATTGAAGAAAAAAGTAACGCAGCTAAAGTAGCCTGATTTGGGATGCTATTATTCGATTTATCAGAATTCTTGTTGCTAAAAAATGATTGCGGCACTATAAATTTTCTTGGTACTGTTTTGGGAGTGCGGGGAACCACGATTTTGGTGCCAAAGAAATTAGAGGAAAGTAAAGGATTTGCCGAGGTTGAAGCCATGAGGAAAATTTGTGAAATGGTTCGTTTTCCCTGCAAATTTTTCGTAGTTTATAGGGGTTAGGGGAAGTGGGAAAAGGATATTTAATAAGAGTGGAAGCAATTTGAAAACTTCACCAGGAAGTGAGAATGGGAGAATCACAAATGACACTTGATTCAATGAAAGCCATGGATTGAAGTGTTGCTTGGTAGGTTCTACGTGTTTGAATTATTATCCACACATTATTCGTTTAGGTAGTATTTTCTAGAAAATATCGTTGCTTAACTTTAttcctaaaaataaaatattttttttaataaaaatatctttttagGTTAGGtcatatgaaaaataaaaataaaaggataaattaatataataaataaataattaattaataaataaagggGTATATATACACCACTTGGGCCAAAGGAGAGTCGCTGAGGTCGGGTGAATTTAATGCCCAAGTAATTTCTGCATTAACACAAGCTTCATGAGCCAAAAGAGAGAGGCTACAAGTCATATTGGCTGAACTTGATTTTGAAAGCCGCAGCTTGAAGACCAAAGAGTCCCGCATGGACGGCTAAAAACGTccaaagggaaaaaaattatcCTCAATATCTCTGCTTGAGTGGGGGAAGTGCGTCTTTAGAATGATTTTAGCCTTTGACGATTCACTCCACTTCCCAAACAATGCTAAATCACAGTCAACAATAAAACCACCAGAATACGCATTTTccatttaaaagaaaaggagatagatataataaaataaactttcaatttATACTAATTCccttttcaaatttaatatatatgccGCTGGTTGCAACTCAGTtcctttcaattttatttaaccAAGAAACGACAATTAAAATAAAGGCACAAAACTCTTATGAAATCGTCTCTCCAGTCTATTTTGTAGGACGAATATCCGACCCGACCCGAtccgtgaaaaaatatttacttttatGCCAAATTATGTTTATGCCATTATTGCTCTCTCTCTTGCAGTTTTGCAAATCCGAAATTATAAGAATTTCTCACTAATTAATGTCGTATTAAAAGCAGTTCACGTTTCATTTTCCAAAGATTTTAGGATATGACTCCTCTTGTCCAATCATAGTTATGTCTCAATATCTATTTTGTAAGCGTCAAATGATTCATATCTTGGACAATGCCCGTGGATTAACAACCAATAatgcaaaataatatattaatgcaACAGTGTGCATATTAAACTAGCATTCTTAGTTCTAAACTGTGAAGATTCCATGATCTGAAACCTGAATGCGTGGCTATAATTTAAcaaaatatgattttgtttttggACATTTTCTCTGCCCAACATGTATGATAGTACTCGTGTGCGCCTTATTATATTTATCATTGTCTGAAGATCAGTAACACCCCAGCACTATGCATAATCAGTATTGTTAAACAAGCTTCCTTTTCGTCAAGATTCCTCCTGCTTAGGTGTCAAACTTTTGATGTagcaatgatatatgatttgagTTTTTTTCCCATTAAGGTGTACAAGATCCGGGGGACATGGAGCTTGTGGACTACTATTATCCTTACTTTAAAATTTAAGCAGGTGAGTCATTGCAGGTGTAGTGGattccttttgttttttgtttggtTGTCTTCTTATATATAGCTTATGTATGGAAGAAAGATGCATTGAAGCGCAAAATATCTTTTCTGGTAAAGAATAAAACAGTAAGATATACTTGTTTTACAAGAAAAGATGGCTAATTTCCATTCTAGATCAAACAGTTTACCATCTGAATGCATTCCAGTAATGAATGAGATTCAAGATCAGTTATGCCAG
It includes:
- the LOC140970247 gene encoding uncharacterized protein; this encodes MTSEVKEKTSARGGGIRAWLSAGWHCMWSINVRLAIPITHQLSNGKRKERTQQEKDEAEGGKRQHQPPNISPLQPLTVNAYGGGMYGTEEGQLKDPTKPPASATQSADGPDKVTPRPKHKPPPSTGDKDLDITGQSYIQ
- the LOC140970246 gene encoding ATP-dependent zinc metalloprotease FTSH, chloroplastic, which gives rise to MASTSANPLLSSNFFGTKIVVPRTPKTVPRKFIVPQSFFSNKNSDKSNNSIPNQATLAALLFSSITPQAFALDNAPPPAPQVIEIEAQNPGPTSPFGQNLILNAPSPQANPSSDLPEGSQWRYSEFLNAVKKGKVERVRFSKDGSALQLTAVDGRRATVIVPNDPDLIDILAMSGVDITVSEGDSGNGLFSFIGNLLFPVLAFAGLFFLFRRAQGGPGGPGGLGGPMDFGRSKSKFQEVPETGVAFADVAGADQAKLELQEVVDFLKNPDKYTALGAKIPKGCLLVGPPGTGKTLLARAVAGEAGVPFFSCAASEFVELFVGVGASRVRDLFEKAKSKAPCIVFIDEIDAVGRQRGAGLGGGNDEREQTINQLLTEMDGFSGNSGVIVLGATNRPDVLDAALLRPGRFDRQVTVDRPDVAGRVKILQVHSRGKALAKDVDFDKVARRTPGFTGADLQNLMNEAAILAARRDLKEISKDEISDALERIIAGPEKKNAVVSEEKKRLVAYHEAGHALVGALMPEYDPVAKISIIPRGQAGGLTFFAPSEERLESGLYSRSYLENQMAVALGGRVAEEVIFGEDNVTTGASNDFMQVSRVARQMVERFGFSKKIGQVAIGGGGGNPFLGQQMSTQKDYSMATADVVDAEVRELVEKAYSRAKQIMTTHVDILHKLAQLLIEKETVDGEEFMSLFIDGKAELYLA
- the LOC140970248 gene encoding uncharacterized protein — protein: MVTNFRRSLSFQNHNSSKPKKTLHARSASLPCPSHPIIFQLRDKIDYLNDWATSESGLRTSAWLCDGLIRMKMVHDSMDDLLQLPQTRESLRGGGHYPDLMEKLLEHLLRFVEVYSMFQTLVLRLKEEYSAAQIAVRRRDDSKIVVHSKNLNRIGKEISNLVCNFHSMGKPIMQVGSSHDEEAELIEVINDVIKATIVISATVFGGISNSSAFRKPSSIGLSFKKKGKSEEGIRELEEINLDDLSGLRKKKEEDVKNVSKKMHGMEDCIVDIEGSGERVFRSLINSRVSLLNVLTQ